The genomic interval acaaatataaattataacataagcataaaataacatattatcgcttgataattaaataatttttaatactaatcacaccccccaaccagcttattgctagccctctagcaattaaagcgttatattaagatttataaaattcacatgcaagttaatagttgttcatctatcctctaaattaccaaataaatgaactctcccaaattcctttaccacattgatgttcactcattatccagaatatcatcaaaccttcttttgtgctcaggtaattaacacaatacttatggggcttcattaaaagaaaaacaacattttcgttctaaaattcattagaaattatatctttaggcaatagattattcacacattttttttttatattacatttctAACCCGTTTAGCGAGCTTTAGGTcagtgactcccagaccagttggccttagggcactaggtgttgaagcacccctacggacttaattactcgggtttctaataaacaaacaatatatctattacccatgtagcgagctttaggccagtgactcccagaccagttgaccttagggcactaggtgttgaagCACCCCTAtggacttaattactcgggtttctagatataacaaaattaaaaacattttttttcttttttcttttttttttgattttttgattttttgatttttttttttttttgcactttctactaccttagatactattcctaataaatcaaaagaactaaatgctgtaaaattttaacttacaacccactagtatgtgtcataatgtgtgtgtgaagaatgattcaataatacctgttaaatgagtaaacaattaaataacttaataactaagtggagagttcacaaatttgagtaattcaaagaaaagggaacaaaaacaacttactatgaatctcaaaatcaaaatataatacaacaagactatTAGGATGCGTCTCAAAAGTCGTGACTCTTTACACGGCCATCCTAgacaaaaaacaattttttttttggtttttttttttaacaaagaaaagaaaagagaaaagagaaatacaacacacatatttaaaacatacgTCAATTATCCCCACCCCACGACCTAATCTAAATATTAtcttaacattttataattttacagatatgcaaaaaaataaaaataaataaataaataaaaataaaagagaataataaaagaagaagaagaagagatctCACCTGAACTTGATGCAGAAGCTTAAAAGTAGAtaacaaagatgaagaaaaagtcaatttttgtttttttttaacaacactcttaaaattaagaagatgcgtttctagagagACTACATTCTCTATATcctgccatcttcgactcaaatttgtcctaagttagtctttacagaaaaaaaaatgttttttttttgttttttttttgtaaacacataaccaggaccaagacattccacaattatcaactattccctccccccaacctgaaaaagacattgtcctcaatgttttaaaaggaaagagaaagagtgTAGAAGACATCACATGAACACTAcaacagaaaatatttacaaacggaGAATTAAATCTAAATCGCACTTCTTGttactgctactgttaccgttACCATCATTAGTCGACCAATTCAGTGCAACAGTCTGTGGATCTGGCTCTGGTGTATAAGCttgtaaaagatcaagtaactcattagcagtagaAGCAGAgataaatagtttttttacagaatgtggaacaaaatgattctttattgcatgattaataaaagttagcaagccgtcataaaaattattaacatttaacaaaccgatgggtttttgatgaatgttcaagtgggcccaagatgcaaatgtaattagtgcctcaaaagttgcaagatctcctggcaagaaaataaaagcatcagcatgattcatcatttcagatattctctcttgcatacttgataccactaattcttctccaattggtGGGCCAGACA from Citrus sinensis cultivar Valencia sweet orange chromosome 9, DVS_A1.0, whole genome shotgun sequence carries:
- the LOC127899635 gene encoding probable cytokinin riboside 5'-monophosphate phosphoribohydrolase LOGL10, with the protein product MASSSSKQFKNICVLSGFHYGKYKEFVQAAVDLGRVIAERKLHLVYGGGERGLSRLVSEAVFTRGSQVLGIIPKPMKPLVCMSGPPIGEELVVSSMQERISEMMNHADAFIFLPGDLATFEALITFASWAHLNIHQKPIGLLNVNNFYDGLLTFINHAIKNHFVPHSVKKLFISASTANELLDLLQAYTPEPDPQTVALNWSTNDGNGNSSSNKKCDLDLILRL